One Oreochromis niloticus isolate F11D_XX linkage group LG16, O_niloticus_UMD_NMBU, whole genome shotgun sequence genomic window carries:
- the gcc2 gene encoding GRIP and coiled-coil domain-containing protein 2, translating to MEDPGGTGAESVTPSAASTPKSKLDTLSKDDLIKYAKKQVAAMQKMKSRCIDLEKEVAALKQQSKSSNNSSSDDSLIQELTERMDAVLLEKAETQQSLAVSRKELENTKQQAKDDLAALQGEFDRAIEEHQKKIKALESSIEECNSKHQEEVSHFQKLLKEREESDRERESERERERQADLANAKESAEEVRHCLEAQLETLRAELQTMQERNSQEVLEVQENHQKELTLAQQEVENLKEELAQKSLQHEEEMRTLEEDYEIERERLLLLQEELTEQLALKDSYLQDVQEEEEEAARGSGIAKMLELSGCSQGDSSHGDGEETETGRLKATLDDVQAQNTMLQDELTLLSNVKGELEAELERVKEEFQMEREELEFKINELQLLKDSASAEASVTQDPDQQGVLREAEESVTSPAEEQKSQSPEEEQQNLNQELRTKCEALTKERDSAQAECHHMRGILQSFETELGEKTNDFIVQYKAMKEQAANNIRDLNEKVEQLSKERDELLAKMREATDEKNALMGDMQDLKLKLESSQGEEQMSSACELKQSLEDITRRNEEIISQLEMKENMTQDLNKRVKTLTEERDEMQHLLKIKEEEMQKLNDERTKEIERLQEEKEKEVLLLTEEKETELKSLKTETEDKVKRLKEEREKLEGSLKEEFVRSEQTVSTLELTIKELSTEKSELQQKMEEALSGLSKAQEERELLDSKLAALEAQLNQETSEKQEQEARLNSMKTEAERISGFLGVMEENLGEELQESMKEVKDLQARVDELEKERALLRSSLEEAQGDRTFEEVQTELKAHIKDLEQERNMLRTNIEEVVKDTEGLQKDLQDMKSVNEKIIEENEKLQAQISLMTKEEEEREEMVRKVEIMEKESRELKEQLTEKDSLISQLRTEMASIQSPSQESPEQSASSEENKPNETAEKIALLEKENKEKDEKMNKIKAVAVKAKKELDASKKEVITLKEEVESLKAEREKVNSSMKDIIHGAEGYKNLQIDYDKQTEQLDKEREKVEAAERQIAELTKRLSSAVTQSETLSSEKEDLLAGMETMRSTVKQLETKNQEMQRQSASLERDLLAERAIKEQKIKDLSSAMKEAEELTAQLRKQQQQSQQTAQELEQLRKEAQQSSLLDMEMADYERLVKELNTKLSEKDECVEELKGQINSLNQKEEVLKQEIESLKSQLDQGEEKNAKIKQLLVKTKKDLADAKKQESSLMVLQASLKGELEANQQQLESSKIEVCDLTAERHRLQEQLKSALEQQQRTSGSLQQRIQSLQQERDTAKVELEATTKEFESYKVRVHNVLKQQKSKTTQNEVDSGKLEREQLVSQVEQLRTRLAESQQSLQSSAAELQQLQTEHDTLLERHNKILQETISKEAEFRERLLSLQSENVTLRSDLSQAQADLSSQVEAQRQTYREQLRKLQDDHRATVETLQGQLTRVEEQLFTLQSQNNSVAVQSSRKPLASDPQRRNADQNQAGVGPVALGDLQSMAREEGEGMETTETESFSPAPTSLPSLEQLLTSPDPKQEPFVWTVEPTKEELSEKLNTATRSMEHMNSLLHETEATNAILMEQITLLKSEVRRLERNQEREKSVANLEYLKNVLLQFIFLRSGSERQALLPVIHTMLQLSPEEKSKLAAIAQGEEEGSGSRSSGWTSYLHSWSGIR from the exons ATGGAG gACCCTGGTGGTACCGGAGCTGAGTCTGTGACTCCATCAGCAGCCAGCACACCCAAATCAAAG CTGGACACGCTCTCTAAAGATGATCTCATCAAGTATGCAAAAAAGCAGGTAGCTGCCATGCAGAAGATGAAGAGCAGATGTATAG ATTTGGAAAAAGAAGTTGCAGCCCTGAAACAGCAATCCAaaagcagcaacaacagcagttCAGATGACTCTTTGATACAG GAGCTGACTGAGAGGATGGATGCGGTGCTGCTGGAAAAGGCGGAAACTCAGCAAAGTCTTGCAGTGTCCCGTAAAGAACTAGAGAACACTAAACAGCAAGCCAAG GATGATCTGGCAGCGCTGCAAGGTGAGTTTGACCGGGCGATAGAAGAGCACCAAAAGAAGATCAAAGCCCTAGAGAGCAGCATTGAGGAGTGCAACAGCAAACACCAAGAAGAGGTGTCTCATTTCCAGAAATTACTAAAAGAGCGAGAGGAGAGTGACAGAGAACGggagagtgaaagagagagggagcgcCAAGCAGATCTTGCTAATGCAAAAGAGAGTGCAGAGGAAGTCCGACATTGCTTAGAAGCTCAGCTGGAAACCCTTCGAGCTGAACTGCAAACAATGCAAGAGCGAAATTCTCAGGAGGTTCTTGAGGTCCAGGAGAACCACCAAAAGGAGTTGACACTGGCCCAGCAAGAGGTGGAGAACTTGAAGGAGGAGCTGGCTCAGAAGAGTCTGCAGCACGAAGAGGAAATGAGGACTCTAGAAGAGGACTATGAGATTGAGAGGGAACGTCTCTTGTTGCTCCAAGAGGAGCTAACTGAGCAGCTTGCACTCAAAG ATAGCTATCTGCAGGATgtgcaggaggaagaggaagaagctgCACGTGGTTCGGGGATCGCCAAAATGCTGGAGCTGTCTGGCTGCAGTCAGGGTGACTCGAGCCATGGTGATGGAGAGGAGACAGAGACGGGAAGACTAAAAGCGACACTGGATGATGTTCAAGCCCAGAACACCATGTTACAGGATGAGCTGACCCTGCTCAGTAATGTGAAGGGTGAGCTTGAGGCAGAGCTGGAGAGGGTTAAAGAAGAGTTTCaaatggaaagagaagaactgGAGTTCAAAATTAATGAGCTGCAGTTGCTCAAGGACAGTGCTTCTGCTGAAGCTTCAGTGACCCAAGATCCTGATCAGCAAGGTGTCCTCAGAGAAGCTGAAGAGTCTGTAACCAGTCCAGCCGAAGAGCAAAAGtctcagagtccagaggaggagcagcagaacCTAAACCAGGAGCTGAGGACAAAATGTGAGGCCTTAACCAAAGAGCGAGACTCTGCCCAGGCCGAGTGCCACCATATGAGGGGCATACTTCAGAGTTTTGAGACAGAATTGGGAGAGAAGACAAATGATTTTATAGTACAGTACAAAGCCATGAAGGAACAGGCAGCTAATAATATACGAGACCTTAATGAGAAGGTAGAACAGCTCAGCAAGGAGAGGGATGAACTGCTGGCGAAGATGAGAGAAGCTACAGATGAGAAAAATGCTCTGATGGGGGATATGCAAGACCTGAAACTGAAGCTTGAGAGCTCTCAAGGTGAAGAGCAAATGTCTTCAGCCTGCGAATTGAAACAGTCGTTGGAGGACATTACTAGGCGGAATGAGGAGATCATATCCCAGCTAGAGATGAAGGAGAACATGACCCAAGATCTGAACAAAAGGGTCAAAACACTGACTGAAGAGCGAGACGAAATGCAACACCTGCTAAAGATCAAAGAAGAGGAAATGCAAAAGCTCAATGATGAGAGAACAAAAGAAATCGAGAGGCTAcaggaggagaaagaaaaggaggtgCTTTTGCTAACAGAGGAAAAAGAGACGGAGCTGAAAAGCCTGAAAACAGAAACTGAGGATAAAGTGAAACGTttaaaggaggagagagaaaagttAGAGGGAAGCCTAAAAGAGGAGTTTGTGAGATCTGAACAGACAGTTTCCACTTTAGAGCTGACTATAAAAGAGCTTTCCACTGAAAAGTCTGAACTCCAGCAGAAAATGGAAGAGGCTCTCTCAGGGCTTTCCAAGGCTCAGGAAGAGAGGGAGCTCTTAGACTCTAAGCTAGCAGCCCTGGAAGCTCAGCTGAACCAGGAGACATCTGAAAAGCAAGAACAAGAAGCAAGGCTGAATTCAATGAAAACAGAGGCAGAACGAATCTCTGGTTTTCTTGGCGTAATGGAGGAAAATCTGGGTGAAGAACTCCAAGAGTCCATGAAAGAAGTCAAAGACCTCCAAGCACGGGTTGATGAGCTGGAGAAGGAGAGGGCCCTGTTGAGAAGCAGCCTTGAAGAAGCTCAAGGGGACAGAACATTTGAGGAGGTACAAACAGAGCTCAAGGCCCACATCAAAGACCTGGAACAAGAAAGAAACATGTTGAGAACCAACATAGAGGAGGTGGTGAAAGATACTGAGGGTCTCCAGAAAGACCTGCAGGATATGAAATCAGTCAATGAGAAGATCATTGAGGAGAATGAGAAACTGCAAGCTCAAATTTCTCTCATGaccaaagaggaagaagagagggaggAAATGGTGAGAAAGGTGGAGATCATGGAGAAAGAGAGCAGAGAGCTCAAAGAGCAGCTGACAGAAAAGGATTCACTCATATCGCAGCTGAGGACCGAAATGGCTTCTATCCAG TCACCCTCTCAGGAGTCTCCTGAACAGTCTGCTTCCTCTGAGGAGAATAAACCCAATGAGACTGCAGAGAAAATAG CTCTTttggagaaagaaaataaagaaaaggatgagaaaatgaataaaatcaagGCAGTCGCTGTCAAAGCAAAGAAGGAGCTGGACGCCAGTAAGAAAGAG gTTATAACCCTGAAGGAGGAAGTAGAATCACTGAaagcagagagggagaaagtGAACAGTTCTATGAAAGATATCATCCATGGTGCTGAAGGCTACAAG aACCTGCAGATAGATTACGACAAGCAGACAGAGCAACTGGATAAGGAGAGGGAGAAGGTGGAGGCGGCAGAGAGACAGATTGCTGAGCTGACCAAACGACTCAGCAGTGCTGTCACACAg agtGAGACACTGAGCAGTGAGAAGGAGGACCTTCTGGCTGGTATGGAAACCATGAGGAGCACAGTGAAACAGTTGGAGACCAAGAATCAGGAGATGCAAAGACAGTCAGCAAGTTTGGAAAGAGACCTGCTGGCTGAGAGAGCAATAAAAGAGCAAAAGATAAAG GATTTGTCATCTGCCATGAAGGAGGCAGAAGAGCTGACAGCCCAGCTccgcaagcagcagcagcagtctcaGCAGACTGCTCAGGAGCTGGAGCAGCTACGcaag GAAGCGCAGCAGAGCTCTCTGTTGGACATGGAGATGGCTGACTATGAACGTCTGGTTAAAGAGCTCAACACCAAACTATCAGAAAAAGATGAGTGTGTTGAGGAGCTAAAGGGCCAGATAAACAGCCTCAACCAGAAGGAAGAAGTGCTCAAACAGGAAATTG AGTCTTTGAAGTCCCAGCTGGACCAGGGGGAGGAGAAAAACGCTAAGATAAAACAGCTGCTGGTGAAGACCAAGAAGGACCTGGCTGATGCCAAGAAacag GAAAGCTCACTCATGGTGCTGCAGGCCTCTCTGAAAGGAGAGCTGGAGGCTAACCAGCAGCAGCTAGAAAGCTCTAAG ATTGAGGTGTGTGACCTGACAGCCGAGCGCCATCGCCTGCAGGAGCAGCTGAAGTCTGCGTTGGAGCAACAACAGAGAACCAGCGGCTCTCTGCAGCAACGCATACAGAGTCTGCAGCAGGAAAGAGACACTGCCAAG GTCGAGCTTGAGGCAACAACCAAGGAATTTGAGAGTTACAAGGTGCGAGTCCACAATGTTCTCAAGCAGCAGAAGAGCAAGACGACCCAGAATGAAGTAGACTCTGGCAAACTAGAGAG GGAGCAGTTGGTCTCTCAGGTGGAACAGCTGAGGACGCGACTGGCAGAGAGCCAGCAGAGTCTCCAGAGCAGCGCGgcagagctgcagcagctccaaACTGAGCATGACACTCTTCTGGAGAGACACAATAAAATCCTTCAGGAAACCATTAGCAAGGAAGCTGAGTTCCGTGAGAG GCTTTTGTCATTGCAGTCAGAGAACGTGACACTGCGGTCAGACCTGTCCCAGGCCCAGGCTGACCTGTCTTCCCAGGTTGAGGCCCAGCGGCAAACCTACAGGGAGCAGCTGAGGAAGCTGCAGGATGACCACCGGGCCACTGTGGAGACCCTGCAGGGCCAGCTGACTCGTGTCGAGGAGCAGCTCTTTACCCTGCAGAGCCAGAACA ATTCAGTTGCTGTCCAGTCCAGCCGTAAGCCGCTTGCATCAGATCCACAGCGCAGAAACGCTGACCAGAACCAGGCGGGTGTGGGACCAGTGGCCCTCGGCGACCTGCAGTCTATGGCCAGGGAGGAGGGTGAGGGCATGGAGACCACTGAGACTGAGAGCTTCTCCCCTGCTCCTACATCCCTACCCTCTCTGGAGCAGCTTCTCACATCTCCAGACCCCAAACAAG AGCCATTTGTGTGGACAGTTGAACCAACCAAAGAAGAGTTAAGTGAAAAGCTGAACACAGCCACCCGCAGCATGGAGCACATGAACAGCCTGCTGCATGAAACTGAGGCTACCAACGCTATTCTCATGGAGCAGATCACT